In one Bradyrhizobium sp. 4 genomic region, the following are encoded:
- a CDS encoding molybdopterin-binding protein: protein MSEIVTAGILVIGDEILSGRTKDKNIGFIAEYLTNIGIDLKEVRVVSDDEPDIIAALDALRHRYTYVFTTGGIGPTHDDITADSVAKAFGVGIDHHPEVVARFRERWSEQDLNEARLRMARIPDGAELIQSATILAPGFKIGNVIVMAGVPSIMQAMMDIVSPKLKSGVRMLSESVRANAREGDIGSPLRAIAAQHPDTIIGSYPFMDEEQKPNTNLVVRSRDADKLAAAMAAVKEMLAGLNITR, encoded by the coding sequence ATGAGCGAGATCGTCACGGCGGGTATTCTGGTCATTGGGGACGAAATCCTGTCCGGCCGGACCAAGGACAAGAACATCGGCTTCATCGCCGAATACCTGACCAATATCGGCATCGACCTGAAGGAGGTCCGGGTCGTCTCCGACGACGAGCCCGACATCATTGCCGCGTTGGATGCACTGCGGCATCGCTACACCTATGTCTTCACCACCGGTGGCATCGGGCCGACCCATGACGACATCACCGCTGATAGCGTCGCCAAGGCGTTCGGCGTCGGGATCGACCATCATCCGGAGGTGGTCGCCCGTTTCCGCGAGCGCTGGAGCGAGCAGGACCTCAACGAGGCCCGCCTGCGCATGGCCCGCATTCCCGATGGTGCCGAGCTGATCCAGAGCGCCACCATCCTCGCCCCCGGGTTCAAGATCGGCAATGTCATCGTGATGGCGGGCGTGCCCTCGATCATGCAGGCGATGATGGACATCGTCTCGCCCAAGCTGAAATCGGGCGTGCGCATGCTCTCCGAATCGGTCCGCGCCAATGCGCGGGAAGGTGACATCGGCAGCCCGCTGCGGGCGATTGCCGCCCAACATCCCGACACCATCATCGGCAGCTATCCCTTCATGGATGAAGAGCAGAAGCCGAACACCAATCTGGTGGTGCGCTCGCGCGATGCGGACAAGCTCGCAGCCGCAATGGCGGCGGTGAAGGAAATGCTGGCGGGATTGAACATCACCCGCTAG
- a CDS encoding circularly permuted type 2 ATP-grasp protein has product MAVAFDEMNIPGGDLRPAYQELARWLKETPPEALEYRRQEAELLFRRIGITFAVYGDSESTERLIPFDVIPRIMSGKEWSLLEKGLKQRVRALNMFLRDIYHGRDILRAEIVPDDLIFQNPVFRPEMNGQQVPHDVYVHIAGIDIVRVDAEDFIVLEDNARTPSGVSYMLENREIMMRLFPDLFARHRVAPVERYPDELLSALRSVAPQSASGEPTVALLTPGVYNSAYYEHSFLADKLGIELVEGRDLIVKNNEVFMRTTEGVKRVDVIYRRVDDDYLDPLTFRPDSALGVPGLMSAYAAGNITLANAVGTGIADDKAIYSYMPDIVKFYLGEEPILKNVQTWRCREPKDLAYVLDHLSELVVKEVHGSGGYGMLIGPAATKATIEAFREKLKREPEGFIAQPTLALSTCPTCTASGLAPRHVDLRPFVLTGSKSTTIVPGGLTRVALKEGSLVVNSSQGGGTKDTWILDE; this is encoded by the coding sequence ATGGCAGTCGCGTTTGATGAAATGAACATTCCCGGTGGGGACCTTCGCCCTGCCTATCAGGAGCTGGCGCGCTGGCTCAAGGAGACGCCTCCCGAGGCGCTCGAATATCGCCGCCAGGAGGCCGAGCTCCTGTTCCGCCGCATCGGCATTACCTTCGCGGTCTATGGGGACTCCGAGTCGACGGAGCGCCTGATCCCCTTCGACGTGATCCCGCGGATCATGTCCGGCAAGGAATGGTCGCTGCTGGAGAAGGGCCTGAAGCAGCGCGTGCGCGCGCTCAACATGTTCCTGCGCGACATCTATCACGGCCGCGACATCCTCCGCGCAGAGATCGTGCCCGACGACCTCATCTTTCAGAACCCGGTCTTCCGCCCGGAGATGAACGGTCAGCAGGTGCCGCACGACGTCTACGTGCACATCGCCGGCATCGACATCGTCCGGGTCGATGCCGAGGACTTCATCGTGCTGGAGGACAATGCACGCACGCCCTCGGGCGTGTCCTACATGCTGGAAAACCGCGAGATCATGATGCGGCTGTTTCCGGACCTGTTCGCCCGCCACAGGGTGGCGCCGGTCGAACGCTATCCGGACGAGCTGCTATCCGCCTTGCGCTCGGTGGCGCCGCAAAGCGCCTCCGGCGAGCCGACCGTCGCGCTGCTGACGCCGGGCGTCTACAACTCGGCCTATTACGAGCACTCCTTCCTCGCTGACAAGCTCGGTATCGAGCTGGTCGAGGGCCGCGACCTCATCGTCAAGAACAACGAAGTGTTCATGCGGACGACCGAGGGCGTGAAACGGGTCGACGTGATCTACCGCCGCGTCGACGACGACTACCTCGATCCCCTCACCTTCCGGCCGGACTCCGCGCTCGGGGTGCCCGGGCTGATGTCGGCCTATGCGGCCGGCAACATCACGCTCGCCAACGCCGTCGGCACCGGCATCGCCGACGACAAGGCGATCTACTCCTACATGCCGGACATCGTAAAATTCTATCTCGGCGAGGAGCCGATTCTGAAAAACGTGCAGACCTGGCGCTGCCGCGAGCCGAAGGACCTCGCCTATGTGCTGGACCATCTGAGCGAACTCGTCGTGAAGGAGGTGCACGGCTCCGGCGGCTACGGCATGCTGATTGGTCCTGCCGCGACCAAGGCGACGATCGAAGCCTTCCGCGAAAAGCTCAAGCGCGAGCCCGAAGGCTTCATTGCGCAGCCGACGCTAGCGCTCTCGACCTGCCCGACCTGCACGGCATCCGGCCTTGCGCCGCGCCACGTCGACCTGCGGCCGTTCGTGCTCACCGGCAGCAAGAGCACCACGATCGTGCCCGGCGGGTTGACACGCGTTGCCCTGAAGGAAGGCTCCCTGGTGGTGAATTCGAGCCAGGGCGGCGGTACCAAAGATACCTGGATCCTGGACGAGTAG
- a CDS encoding alpha-E domain-containing protein, whose product MLSRTAENLYWLARYVERAEYLARTIDATLRVTALPAAYIGKTNEWDSALLTAGVAASFYQQYEEANEHNVVDYLSFSADNPSSIRNCIEAARLNSRSVRTALTSEMWDTINSAWIELQEVWSRGTSTREDLAKFLRFVQETSLRFDGSAYRTMLRNDAYWFSRMGLHLERADNTARILDVKYHVLLPEEEHVGGPLDFYQWTSILRSVSALTAYHWVYRETLKPWLIADLLILNDSLPRSLASCYGNLVRNLDQIGVAYGRQGPAQRHARGIRNRLEHSNMNDIFQHGVHEFIQEFISDNSRLGEIITKQYLI is encoded by the coding sequence ATGCTGTCGCGTACCGCCGAAAACCTCTATTGGCTCGCCCGTTACGTCGAACGGGCCGAGTATCTCGCGCGCACCATCGATGCGACGCTGCGCGTCACCGCGCTTCCCGCCGCCTATATCGGCAAGACCAACGAATGGGACTCAGCGCTTTTGACTGCCGGCGTCGCCGCAAGCTTCTATCAGCAGTACGAAGAAGCCAACGAGCACAACGTCGTCGATTATCTCTCGTTCTCGGCGGACAATCCGTCGTCGATCAGGAATTGCATCGAGGCGGCGCGGCTGAATTCGCGCTCGGTGCGCACAGCGCTGACGAGCGAGATGTGGGACACCATCAACTCGGCCTGGATCGAATTGCAGGAGGTCTGGAGCAGAGGGACCTCCACGCGCGAGGACCTCGCAAAATTCCTGCGCTTCGTGCAGGAGACCTCGCTGCGCTTCGACGGCTCGGCCTACCGGACCATGTTGCGCAACGACGCGTACTGGTTCTCGCGGATGGGCCTGCATCTCGAACGCGCCGACAACACCGCGCGCATTCTCGACGTGAAATACCATGTGCTGCTGCCCGAGGAGGAGCATGTCGGCGGCCCGCTCGATTTCTACCAGTGGACCTCGATCCTGCGCTCGGTTTCGGCACTGACGGCCTATCACTGGGTCTATCGCGAAACACTGAAACCCTGGCTGATCGCGGATTTGCTCATCCTCAACGATTCGCTGCCGCGTTCGCTCGCAAGCTGCTACGGCAATCTGGTGCGCAATCTCGATCAGATCGGGGTCGCCTATGGCCGCCAGGGCCCGGCCCAGCGCCATGCCCGCGGCATCCGCAACCGGCTGGAACACAGCAATATGAACGACATTTTCCAGCATGGCGTGCATGAATTCATTCAGGAATTCATCTCGGACAATTCCAGACTGGGCGAAATCATCACGAAGCAGTATTTGATCTGA
- a CDS encoding transglutaminase family protein, giving the protein MRLRILHTTTYRYEPQATSVIQILRMTPGSHDGQYVAEWQIDVSTDTKLDTHEDAFGNVTHVLSCGPVGDIKITAEGLIETHDTGGVLRGADERFPAGMFLRATDLTTVNPAMHAVARQLRSEAESDTLGFLHTLMTQISDHMTFDEDPTNSGTSAAEAFTLKRGVCQDYAHIFIACARSGGVPARFVSGHFLRSDGTVHQDAGHAWAEAYVDGLGWVGFDPANSICATDAHVRVAIGLDYLGAAPVRGTRYGGGAETLSVTVKVEQAGRGGQSQSQSQRQS; this is encoded by the coding sequence ATGCGCCTGCGAATCCTGCACACCACGACCTATCGCTACGAGCCGCAGGCCACGAGCGTGATCCAGATCCTGCGCATGACGCCCGGCAGCCATGACGGGCAATATGTGGCGGAGTGGCAGATCGACGTGTCGACCGACACCAAGCTCGACACCCACGAGGATGCGTTCGGCAACGTCACCCATGTCCTGTCCTGCGGACCCGTCGGCGACATCAAGATCACCGCCGAGGGCCTGATCGAGACCCACGACACCGGCGGCGTTCTCCGCGGCGCCGATGAGCGCTTTCCGGCCGGCATGTTCTTGCGCGCCACCGACCTCACCACGGTCAATCCGGCGATGCATGCGGTCGCGCGCCAGCTGCGCAGCGAGGCCGAGAGCGACACGCTCGGCTTCCTGCACACGCTGATGACGCAAATCAGCGATCACATGACGTTCGACGAGGACCCGACCAACAGCGGCACGTCGGCGGCGGAAGCGTTCACGCTCAAGCGCGGCGTCTGTCAGGACTACGCGCACATCTTCATCGCCTGCGCCCGCAGCGGCGGCGTGCCGGCGCGCTTCGTCTCCGGCCATTTCCTGCGCTCCGACGGCACGGTGCATCAGGACGCGGGCCATGCCTGGGCGGAGGCCTATGTCGACGGTCTCGGCTGGGTCGGCTTCGATCCCGCCAACAGCATCTGCGCCACCGACGCCCATGTCCGCGTCGCGATCGGGCTCGATTATCTCGGCGCAGCCCCCGTGCGCGGCACCCGCTATGGCGGCGGCGCGGAGACGCTGTCGGTGACGGTCAAGGTCGAGCAGGCCGGCCGCGGCGGCCAGTCGCAATCGCAGTCCCAGCGGCAGAGCTGA
- a CDS encoding proteasome-type protease produces the protein MTYCCGILVRDGLVMIADTRTNAGLDNVSTFRKLHIFSKPGDRIMAIASAGNLAISQSVLSTLTEGLEDPNTGEIETLMNAPTMFQAAQRIGRAIRAVHATEGPALKSEDVSFDVSFLFGGQINGARMRLFMVYTAGNFIECTTDTPYLQIGEHKYGKPVLDRAMHYDVELYEALKTGLISMDSTMRSNLGVGLPIDVLVVRADACEADLNHRIEAGEPYFHDLRSRWSAALRAAHQNIPRPPYKNEKESKT, from the coding sequence ATGACCTATTGTTGCGGAATTCTGGTTCGGGACGGTCTGGTGATGATCGCCGACACCCGCACCAATGCCGGCCTCGACAACGTCTCGACCTTCCGCAAGCTCCACATCTTCTCCAAGCCCGGCGACCGCATCATGGCGATCGCCAGCGCCGGCAACCTCGCGATCAGCCAATCGGTGCTCTCGACGCTGACCGAGGGCCTCGAAGACCCCAACACGGGTGAGATCGAGACGCTGATGAACGCGCCGACCATGTTCCAGGCCGCCCAGCGCATCGGCCGGGCGATCCGGGCCGTGCACGCGACCGAAGGCCCGGCGCTCAAATCAGAGGACGTGTCGTTCGATGTGTCCTTCCTGTTCGGCGGCCAGATCAACGGCGCGCGCATGCGACTGTTCATGGTCTACACCGCCGGCAATTTCATCGAATGCACCACCGACACGCCCTATTTGCAGATCGGCGAGCACAAATACGGCAAGCCGGTGCTCGACCGCGCCATGCATTACGACGTCGAACTCTACGAGGCGCTGAAGACCGGGCTGATCTCGATGGATTCGACCATGCGCTCGAATCTCGGCGTCGGCCTGCCGATCGACGTGCTGGTGGTGCGCGCCGACGCCTGCGAGGCCGATCTCAATCACCGCATCGAGGCGGGCGAACCCTATTTCCACGATTTGCGCTCGCGCTGGTCGGCGGCCTTGCGCGCCGCGCATCAGAACATTCCACGGCCGCCCTACAAGAACGAAAAAGAATCCAAAACCTGA
- a CDS encoding SDR family oxidoreductase: MSEAKKIAVVTGAGTGVGRAASLALMNTGFTVVLVGRRPDMLEETAKLGPAGKSLCVTADMTKPDSIAALFDKVKATFGRLDVLFNNAGMGAPPVNFEDLSLEQWQAVVNTNLTGPFLCTQHAFRIMKDQSPRGGRIINNGSISAHAPRPFSAAYTSTKHAITGLTKASNLDGRMYDIAVGQVDIGNAATPMTDRMVNGPGVLQPDGTSKQEPRMDAKAVGDAVAYMAGLPLDANVLTMTVMATKMPFVGRG, from the coding sequence ATGAGTGAAGCGAAAAAGATCGCAGTGGTGACGGGCGCCGGCACCGGAGTCGGGCGCGCTGCGTCATTGGCCCTGATGAACACAGGCTTCACCGTGGTGCTGGTCGGGCGCCGGCCCGACATGCTCGAGGAGACGGCCAAGCTCGGCCCCGCGGGAAAAAGCCTCTGCGTCACCGCCGACATGACCAAGCCGGACTCGATTGCCGCGCTGTTCGACAAGGTGAAGGCCACCTTCGGCCGGCTCGACGTGCTCTTCAACAATGCCGGCATGGGCGCGCCGCCGGTGAACTTCGAGGATCTCAGCCTCGAGCAGTGGCAGGCGGTGGTGAACACCAACCTCACCGGCCCGTTCCTGTGCACCCAGCACGCCTTCCGCATCATGAAGGACCAGAGCCCGCGCGGCGGCCGCATCATCAACAACGGCTCGATCTCGGCGCATGCGCCGCGGCCGTTCTCGGCCGCCTACACCTCGACCAAGCACGCCATCACCGGCCTGACCAAGGCCTCCAACCTCGATGGCCGCATGTACGACATCGCGGTCGGGCAGGTCGACATCGGCAACGCCGCAACGCCCATGACCGACCGCATGGTCAACGGCCCGGGCGTGCTGCAGCCCGATGGCACGTCGAAGCAGGAGCCGCGCATGGATGCGAAAGCGGTCGGCGACGCCGTCGCCTACATGGCCGGCCTGCCGCTCGATGCCAACGTGCTGACCATGACCGTCATGGCAACCAAGATGCCGTTCGTGGGACGGGGCTGA
- a CDS encoding MFS transporter, whose protein sequence is MPDQPISGNPPVSARALLSHRAFLFFLLSRSLSRFSSQIAAVAIGWQIYDLTGSAFDLGMVGLVQFLPTALLVFVAGHAADRYERKRVVQLCQLVEAATALYLGVITYLGLVSEVQIFVATFVLGIAGAFESPTTAALLPAIAPQGSLQRATAVSSGAAQVATITGPALGGFAYAVAPHLAYTVMVLFWIFGMILTGFIRPRPQAIAKDIAGADNIFAGVRFIRSNPAILGTISLDLFAVLFGGVTALLPIYARDILQTGPMGLGILRAAPAVGALLMTMVLARHAISRHVGLRMFQAVIVFGVATIVFALSSWMWLSVLALAVLGAADTISVVIRFSLVQLATPDEMRGRVGAVNFLFINASNQLGQFESGVAAALFGAMPAAVLGGVCTVAVALLWMKLFPSLRQVESLE, encoded by the coding sequence ATGCCAGACCAGCCAATATCGGGAAACCCGCCGGTCAGTGCCCGCGCGCTCCTCTCCCATCGCGCCTTCCTGTTCTTTCTGCTCTCGCGCAGCCTGTCGCGTTTCTCCAGCCAGATTGCGGCGGTCGCGATCGGCTGGCAGATCTACGATCTCACCGGCTCGGCCTTCGACCTCGGCATGGTCGGCCTCGTGCAATTCCTGCCCACGGCGCTGTTGGTGTTCGTCGCCGGCCATGCCGCCGACCGCTACGAGCGCAAGCGCGTGGTCCAGCTCTGCCAGCTCGTGGAAGCCGCGACCGCGCTCTATCTCGGCGTCATCACCTATCTCGGCCTGGTCAGCGAAGTTCAGATTTTCGTGGCGACCTTCGTGCTGGGCATTGCCGGGGCCTTCGAAAGTCCGACCACTGCTGCGCTGCTGCCGGCGATCGCGCCGCAGGGCTCGCTCCAGCGCGCCACCGCCGTCTCCAGCGGAGCGGCGCAGGTCGCGACTATTACGGGGCCGGCGCTCGGCGGTTTTGCCTACGCGGTCGCGCCGCATCTCGCCTACACCGTGATGGTGCTGTTCTGGATCTTCGGGATGATCCTGACCGGCTTCATCCGGCCGCGCCCGCAGGCGATCGCCAAGGATATCGCGGGCGCCGACAATATCTTCGCCGGCGTCCGCTTCATCCGCAGCAATCCTGCGATCCTCGGCACCATCTCGCTCGATCTGTTCGCGGTGCTGTTCGGCGGCGTCACCGCGCTTCTGCCGATCTATGCCCGCGACATCCTCCAGACCGGTCCGATGGGGCTCGGGATCCTGCGCGCCGCGCCTGCGGTCGGCGCGTTGCTGATGACCATGGTGCTGGCCCGTCACGCCATTTCGCGGCACGTGGGCCTGCGCATGTTTCAGGCCGTGATCGTGTTCGGCGTCGCAACAATCGTGTTCGCTTTGTCGTCCTGGATGTGGCTGTCGGTGCTCGCGCTCGCCGTTCTCGGCGCGGCCGATACGATCAGCGTCGTGATCCGCTTCTCGCTGGTGCAGCTCGCGACCCCCGACGAGATGCGCGGTCGGGTCGGTGCGGTGAACTTCCTCTTCATCAACGCCTCGAACCAGCTCGGCCAGTTCGAGAGCGGGGTCGCCGCCGCATTGTTTGGCGCCATGCCGGCAGCCGTGCTGGGCGGCGTCTGCACGGTCGCGGTGGCGCTGTTGTGGATGAAGCTGTTTCCGAGCCTGCGGCAGGTGGAAAGCTTGGAGTAG
- a CDS encoding nucleoside transporter C-terminal domain-containing protein, with product MLRLQSALGVFALLLIALVLSENRRAASLRQAAIGLVATFVTAIVLLKVPVVARAFGAINDAVGAISAASRAGSSFVFGYVGGGPLPFDLKAPGADFVLAFQALPIVLVMSVLTTLLFYWRMLPPVVRGMAWLLERTLGVGGAVGLSTAANIFLGMVEAPLFVRPYLAQMTRSELFLVMTGGMAGIAGTVLVLYATLLAPLIPDAAAHFVIASVLGAPAAILVSLIMVPETSDKRTGGALEDPETEVSGTMDAIVKGTGAGIELLINIVAMLLVLVALVYLVNAILGLLPDIGGAAISLQRLLGLVMAPVCWLMGLPWDQAITAGSLMGTKTVLNELIAYVDFSKLPPGTLDPRSRLIMLYAMCGFANFASLGIMIGGLGVMAPERREEINALGLKSIVSGTLTTCLMGAVVGVLS from the coding sequence ATGCTGCGGCTGCAATCGGCACTCGGCGTTTTCGCATTGCTGTTGATCGCCTTGGTCCTAAGCGAGAACCGCCGCGCGGCCTCGCTGCGCCAGGCGGCGATCGGCCTCGTCGCCACCTTCGTCACCGCGATCGTTCTCCTGAAGGTGCCTGTCGTCGCGCGCGCCTTCGGTGCTATCAACGACGCCGTGGGCGCGATCTCGGCGGCCTCGCGCGCCGGCTCCTCTTTCGTGTTCGGCTATGTCGGCGGCGGTCCCCTGCCCTTCGATCTGAAAGCACCGGGTGCCGATTTCGTCCTGGCATTCCAGGCGCTGCCGATCGTACTGGTCATGAGCGTGCTGACGACGCTCTTGTTCTATTGGCGCATGCTGCCGCCGGTCGTGCGCGGCATGGCCTGGCTGCTGGAGCGGACGCTCGGCGTCGGCGGCGCAGTCGGGCTCTCGACCGCCGCCAACATCTTTCTCGGCATGGTCGAGGCGCCGCTGTTCGTGCGGCCTTATCTCGCGCAGATGACCCGCAGCGAGTTGTTCCTGGTGATGACCGGCGGCATGGCCGGCATCGCCGGCACGGTGCTGGTGCTGTATGCGACGCTGCTTGCTCCCCTCATTCCCGACGCAGCCGCGCATTTCGTCATCGCGTCGGTGCTGGGCGCGCCGGCCGCGATCCTGGTCAGCCTAATCATGGTGCCGGAGACATCCGACAAGCGCACCGGCGGCGCACTGGAAGATCCCGAGACGGAAGTCTCCGGCACGATGGACGCGATCGTGAAAGGGACCGGCGCGGGGATCGAGCTGCTGATCAACATCGTCGCGATGTTGCTGGTGCTGGTGGCGCTGGTCTATCTCGTCAATGCGATCCTCGGCCTGCTGCCTGATATCGGCGGCGCCGCGATCTCGTTGCAGCGCCTGCTCGGCCTCGTGATGGCGCCGGTGTGCTGGCTGATGGGATTGCCGTGGGACCAGGCGATCACCGCCGGCAGCCTGATGGGCACGAAAACCGTGCTGAACGAGCTGATCGCCTATGTCGACTTCTCGAAGCTGCCGCCCGGCACGCTCGATCCGCGCTCGCGCCTGATCATGCTGTATGCGATGTGCGGCTTCGCCAATTTCGCCAGCCTCGGCATCATGATCGGCGGTCTCGGCGTGATGGCGCCGGAACGGCGCGAGGAAATCAACGCGCTGGGGCTGAAGTCGATCGTGTCGGGAACGCTGACGACGTGTCTGATGGGAGCAGTGGTGGGGGTGTTGAGCTAG
- a CDS encoding rhomboid family intramembrane serine protease produces MGDNKLLADIPFLTIGLIFCLLLIYALQRSLAMDIGPDGSLDVRSLIAQGASGYDLVVGRNEWWRIGLAPLLHGSNGHLIGNCVALFIVGVRLESLIGRGWFSLIFVASALAGEAGSLLGNGPGTVSVGASGAITGLIAALFVASFESEADAEQTMSRLKTSLFFGVPALLPLAFGASGNVNYFAHAGGALAGGALAIVPWLAFWSYDSLPRSTGMVLLGGFVGSVICAGFAAAHYSSYMADAVQYIRASEVPPNAGEMTSRSSDIVIRYPKDPRAHLFRAVFFLEKANLSAAETEARTAMSLAASDVAGGPVRIGAQGLMAVLLWAQGRNSEAKAMAVEPCRAKLPEVRRILQKSKLCGRPE; encoded by the coding sequence TTGGGCGACAACAAGCTTCTGGCCGATATCCCTTTCCTCACCATCGGCCTGATTTTCTGTCTGCTCCTGATCTACGCTCTGCAACGCAGTCTCGCCATGGACATTGGGCCGGACGGTTCACTCGATGTCCGTTCGCTGATCGCTCAGGGCGCGTCCGGCTACGATCTGGTTGTCGGAAGGAACGAGTGGTGGCGGATCGGCCTTGCGCCGCTTCTGCATGGCAGCAATGGGCATCTCATAGGCAACTGCGTTGCGCTGTTCATCGTCGGCGTCAGGCTGGAGAGCCTGATCGGTCGTGGCTGGTTTTCGCTGATCTTCGTCGCCAGTGCACTGGCCGGGGAGGCCGGCTCGCTTCTGGGCAATGGCCCCGGCACGGTGAGCGTCGGTGCGTCCGGCGCCATTACCGGGCTCATCGCGGCGCTGTTCGTCGCGAGCTTCGAGTCAGAGGCGGACGCCGAGCAAACAATGTCGAGACTGAAGACGTCGCTCTTCTTTGGTGTTCCCGCTCTGCTGCCGCTTGCCTTTGGAGCCTCCGGCAATGTCAACTATTTTGCCCATGCAGGTGGTGCGCTGGCCGGCGGTGCGCTTGCCATCGTGCCGTGGCTCGCCTTCTGGTCCTATGACAGCCTGCCGCGGAGCACCGGCATGGTGTTGCTCGGAGGATTCGTCGGATCTGTGATCTGCGCCGGCTTCGCCGCCGCTCATTATTCGTCCTACATGGCTGATGCCGTGCAGTATATCCGCGCATCGGAAGTGCCGCCGAACGCTGGCGAGATGACGAGCCGGTCTTCAGATATCGTCATCCGCTATCCGAAAGACCCGCGGGCTCATCTGTTCCGTGCGGTCTTCTTCCTTGAAAAAGCGAACCTCAGTGCCGCTGAAACAGAAGCGCGAACTGCCATGTCGCTCGCCGCTTCGGATGTGGCGGGTGGACCGGTGCGCATCGGGGCGCAGGGCTTGATGGCGGTGTTGCTGTGGGCGCAGGGACGAAACAGTGAGGCGAAGGCCATGGCGGTCGAGCCGTGCCGTGCCAAGCTACCTGAGGTGCGGCGTATATTGCAGAAGTCGAAGTTGTGCGGTCGACCGGAGTGA
- a CDS encoding GntG family PLP-dependent aldolase: protein MAHQHDTSPAGAGLPPIDLRSDTVTKPTEAMYARMVSAPLGDDGLDGDPTVQELEAVAAAALGKDAGLFVPSCTMANLLATLAQSQRSEQIVLESNAHMYTSERGAATFTGQFYLAIAGTAGAMDLNLLEDALQGEGLKLGTALVAMETSHNNASGAVLPLDHMQAVHAMASARGVPVHLDGARLFNAAVALETAPAEIARHCDTVSLCLSKGLSAPAGAVLAGPRAVIDSSRRFRRMLGGTQRQIGVLAAAGLEAVQVMGTRLAQDHRRARALSDALNGMHPKISATIPQTNIVQVDVSLSGRDSAAWSGALEREGLRARPWGRRRLRCVTHRHIDDADIDRAVMAFRTVAGALA from the coding sequence ATGGCACATCAACACGACACGAGTCCGGCGGGCGCCGGGTTGCCACCCATCGACCTGCGCAGCGATACCGTCACCAAGCCGACCGAGGCGATGTATGCCCGCATGGTCTCTGCGCCGCTCGGCGATGACGGGCTGGACGGTGATCCCACGGTGCAGGAGCTGGAGGCCGTCGCGGCTGCGGCGTTGGGCAAGGATGCCGGCCTGTTTGTGCCGAGCTGCACCATGGCCAATCTGCTGGCGACGCTGGCGCAGTCGCAGCGCAGCGAACAGATCGTGCTGGAATCGAATGCCCATATGTACACCTCGGAACGAGGGGCGGCGACGTTTACGGGGCAGTTCTACCTCGCCATTGCCGGCACCGCCGGCGCCATGGATCTGAATTTGCTGGAGGACGCCCTGCAGGGCGAGGGGCTCAAGCTCGGGACCGCTCTTGTCGCAATGGAAACCTCGCACAACAACGCGAGCGGCGCCGTATTGCCGCTGGATCATATGCAGGCCGTGCACGCCATGGCCTCGGCCCGCGGTGTCCCGGTGCATCTCGACGGCGCGCGGCTGTTCAACGCCGCCGTCGCCCTTGAAACGGCGCCGGCCGAAATTGCCAGACATTGCGACACGGTTTCTCTGTGTTTGTCGAAGGGCCTGAGCGCACCCGCCGGTGCCGTGCTCGCCGGGCCACGCGCGGTGATCGACAGCAGCCGCAGGTTTCGCCGCATGCTCGGAGGCACGCAGCGCCAGATCGGCGTCCTGGCCGCGGCCGGCCTGGAGGCGGTTCAGGTCATGGGGACGCGTCTGGCGCAGGATCACCGGCGTGCGCGAGCCCTGAGTGATGCGTTGAACGGGATGCATCCAAAGATCAGCGCGACAATCCCACAGACGAATATCGTGCAGGTCGATGTCTCTCTCTCCGGGCGCGACAGCGCCGCGTGGTCGGGGGCTCTGGAGAGGGAGGGCCTGAGGGCGAGGCCCTGGGGCAGGCGTCGATTGCGCTGCGTGACCCATCGCCATATCGATGATGCGGATATTGATCGCGCGGTCATGGCATTTCGCACCGTGGCTGGAGCTTTGGCTTAG